A window of Candidatus Gastranaerophilales bacterium contains these coding sequences:
- a CDS encoding alanine--glyoxylate aminotransferase family protein: MKDKTFLMIPGPTPVPERVLLNMAKHPIGHRSSEFSAILSSVYADLKDIFHTKNEVLVYTASGTGAMEAALSNLVNEGDKVLSLVIGNFGARWANIAKSLGAVVEKIEVAPGNAINPEDLKAKLDADVNKEIKIVTLTHNETATGVTNDVKTLVDLINKHGAVSVVDGVTSLGALECKMDEWGIDVLVSGSQKGFMIPPGLSFLAASPKAWALHEKCKHPSFYFNWTTNRKSVLDNSTAFTPAVNLFVALESAIAMMKEEGIDNIWARHAKIAKGLRAAVRAIGLKLFVEDDKIASNSITAVLPPEGVSVPDIRKILKNDYDIVVANGQKELKDKIFRMGTLGFVSERDAITAIGSLEATLYKLGYKFELGTGVAALIKALNS, encoded by the coding sequence ATGAAAGACAAAACATTTTTAATGATCCCCGGTCCTACACCGGTACCGGAAAGAGTCTTGCTCAACATGGCAAAACACCCTATTGGACACAGAAGCAGCGAGTTTTCGGCAATTCTTTCGTCGGTTTATGCTGATTTAAAAGACATTTTCCATACGAAAAATGAAGTTTTAGTTTACACAGCAAGCGGAACAGGTGCTATGGAAGCTGCTTTATCAAATTTGGTAAATGAAGGAGATAAGGTCCTTTCACTTGTAATCGGTAACTTTGGTGCAAGATGGGCTAACATTGCTAAATCATTGGGTGCTGTCGTCGAAAAAATCGAAGTTGCACCAGGTAACGCAATCAACCCTGAAGACTTAAAGGCTAAATTAGACGCTGACGTTAACAAAGAAATAAAAATTGTTACATTAACCCATAATGAAACAGCAACAGGCGTTACAAACGATGTAAAAACCTTGGTTGATTTAATCAACAAACACGGTGCCGTCTCAGTTGTTGATGGTGTTACAAGCCTTGGTGCACTTGAATGCAAGATGGATGAATGGGGCATTGACGTTCTTGTTTCTGGCTCTCAAAAAGGATTTATGATACCACCGGGATTATCTTTCTTGGCTGCAAGTCCAAAAGCTTGGGCTCTTCATGAAAAATGCAAACACCCCAGCTTCTATTTTAACTGGACTACCAACAGAAAATCCGTGCTTGATAATTCAACAGCGTTCACACCTGCTGTCAATTTGTTTGTAGCTCTAGAATCCGCTATTGCAATGATGAAAGAAGAAGGCATTGACAATATTTGGGCTCGACACGCTAAAATTGCAAAAGGTTTAAGAGCTGCAGTTAGAGCAATTGGTCTAAAATTGTTCGTTGAAGACGACAAAATCGCCAGCAATTCAATTACAGCAGTTCTTCCACCTGAAGGTGTAAGCGTGCCTGATATAAGAAAAATTTTAAAGAACGATTACGATATAGTTGTTGCCAACGGTCAAAAAGAACTAAAAGACAAAATATTCAGAATGGGTACACTTGGTTTTGTTTCTGAAAGAGATGCAATAACTGCAATCGGTTCACTTGAAGCAACTTTATATAAACTCGGATACAAATTCGAATTAGGTACAGGCGTTGCCGCACTTATTAAAGCACTGAATTCATAG